In a single window of the Prochlorococcus marinus str. AS9601 genome:
- a CDS encoding LON peptidase substrate-binding domain-containing protein, translating into MGELSVRELPLFPLPEVVLFPQEVLPLHIFESRYRIMLQTVLESDSMFGVIKWDPTSKSMANVGCCAQIIKHQTAEDGRSNIITLGQQRFQILEITRSTPFCSAMVSWISDENIDDLQKLDSLRDSVKEALGDVITLTSKLTNTKKNLPDKLPNNPMDLSFWIGAHLGGPVAEEQQRLLEERNTFTRLQREYEMLDHTRKQLAARTALKESFPDIKEN; encoded by the coding sequence ATGGGAGAACTCTCAGTAAGGGAATTACCTTTATTTCCTTTGCCAGAGGTAGTCCTTTTTCCTCAAGAAGTATTGCCTTTACATATTTTTGAATCTAGATATAGGATTATGCTCCAAACTGTTCTTGAGAGCGATTCTATGTTTGGAGTTATTAAGTGGGATCCAACTTCTAAAAGTATGGCTAACGTTGGATGTTGCGCTCAAATTATAAAACACCAAACTGCTGAAGATGGTAGAAGTAACATTATCACTCTAGGCCAACAGAGATTTCAAATCTTAGAAATTACCCGTTCGACGCCATTTTGTTCTGCGATGGTTAGTTGGATTAGTGATGAGAATATTGATGACCTTCAAAAATTAGATTCTTTAAGAGATTCAGTAAAAGAAGCACTTGGTGATGTTATTACATTAACAAGTAAATTGACTAATACTAAAAAAAATCTACCTGATAAATTACCTAACAACCCAATGGATTTATCATTTTGGATAGGAGCTCATTTGGGCGGTCCTGTTGCGGAGGAACAGCAAAGACTTTTAGAGGAAAGAAATACTTTTACCCGTTTACAGAGAGAATATGAAATGCTTGATCATACAAGAAAACAACTTGCAGCAAGAACGGCATTGAAAGAAAGTTTTCCTGATATAAAAGAAAATTAA
- the rpsJ gene encoding 30S ribosomal protein S10, whose amino-acid sequence MTASIAQQKIRIRLKAFDRRMLDLSCDKIIQTADTTSASAIGPIPLPTKRKIYCVLRSPHVDKDSREHFETRTHRRIIDIYSPSAKTIDALMKLDLPSGVDIEVKL is encoded by the coding sequence ATGACTGCATCAATCGCACAACAAAAAATAAGAATTAGGCTCAAAGCATTTGATAGAAGAATGCTTGATTTATCTTGTGACAAAATAATTCAAACTGCTGATACCACTTCTGCCTCAGCAATAGGTCCAATACCTTTACCTACAAAAAGGAAGATTTATTGTGTCCTAAGATCACCACATGTTGATAAAGATTCTAGAGAGCATTTTGAAACAAGAACACATCGAAGAATAATAGATATCTACAGTCCTTCTGCAAAAACTATTGACGCTTTAATGAAACTTGATCTCCCTAGTGGTGTAGATATAGAAGTTAAACTTTAA
- the tuf gene encoding elongation factor Tu has protein sequence MAREKFERNKPHVNIGTIGHVDHGKTTLTAAITNVLAKKGQAQAQDYGDIDGAPEERERGITINTAHVEYETEGRHYAHVDCPGHADYVKNMITGAAQMDGAILVCAATDGPMAQTKEHILLAKQVGVPALVVALNKCDMVDDEEIIELVEMEIRELLDSYDFPGDDIPIVQVSGLKALEGDTTWESKIEELMKAVDASIPEPEREVDKPFLMAVEDVFSITGRGTVATGRIERGKVKVGEEVEIVGIRDTRVTTVTGVEMFRKLLDEGMAGDNVGLLLRGVQKEDIERGMVLVKKGSITPHTQFEGEVYVLKKEEGGRHTPFFAGYRPQFYIRTTDVTGQITAFTSDDGSNVEMVMPGDRIKMTGELICPVAIEQGMRFAIREGGRTIGAGVVSKILK, from the coding sequence ATGGCTCGCGAGAAGTTCGAAAGGAACAAACCACATGTCAACATAGGTACTATTGGCCATGTTGATCATGGAAAAACAACATTAACTGCTGCTATTACAAATGTTTTAGCTAAAAAAGGTCAAGCTCAAGCTCAAGACTATGGAGACATTGATGGTGCTCCTGAAGAAAGAGAGCGTGGCATTACCATCAATACAGCTCATGTTGAATACGAAACTGAAGGCAGGCATTATGCTCATGTTGATTGCCCAGGTCATGCTGATTATGTGAAAAACATGATCACAGGCGCCGCCCAGATGGACGGAGCTATCTTAGTCTGTGCAGCTACTGATGGTCCTATGGCTCAAACAAAAGAACATATTCTTTTAGCTAAACAGGTTGGAGTTCCTGCTCTTGTAGTTGCTCTCAATAAGTGCGACATGGTCGATGATGAAGAAATTATTGAACTCGTCGAAATGGAAATTAGAGAACTGTTAGATAGTTATGACTTCCCCGGAGATGACATACCTATAGTTCAAGTTTCAGGTTTAAAAGCACTCGAAGGTGATACTACTTGGGAATCAAAGATTGAAGAATTAATGAAAGCAGTTGATGCTAGTATTCCCGAACCAGAAAGAGAAGTTGATAAACCATTCTTGATGGCAGTTGAAGACGTTTTCTCAATTACTGGTAGAGGAACTGTTGCTACTGGAAGAATTGAGAGAGGTAAAGTTAAGGTTGGAGAAGAAGTAGAAATAGTCGGAATAAGAGATACAAGAGTAACAACTGTTACTGGAGTTGAAATGTTCCGAAAACTTCTTGATGAAGGTATGGCTGGCGATAATGTTGGTTTACTTTTACGTGGTGTTCAGAAAGAGGATATTGAGAGAGGAATGGTTCTTGTTAAGAAAGGATCTATTACCCCTCATACTCAGTTTGAAGGAGAAGTTTATGTTCTCAAAAAAGAAGAGGGAGGAAGACATACTCCTTTCTTTGCAGGATATAGACCTCAGTTTTACATCAGAACAACTGATGTGACAGGTCAAATAACTGCATTTACATCGGATGATGGTTCTAATGTTGAAATGGTTATGCCAGGAGACAGAATCAAGATGACTGGAGAATTGATTTGTCCAGTAGCTATTGAACAAGGTATGAGATTCGCTATACGTGAAGGTGGACGTACCATAGGTGCTGGAGTTGTTTCTAAAATACTCAAATAA
- the fusA gene encoding elongation factor G: MARDFPLERVRNIGIAAHIDAGKTTTTERILFYSGVVHKIGEVHDGAAVTDWMAQERERGITITAAAISTSWQDHRINIIDTPGHVDFTIEVERSMRVLDGVIAVFCAVGGVQPQSETVWRQADRYSVPRMVFVNKMDRTGADFLKVNKQIKDRLKANALPIQLPIGAEGDLTGIIDLVANKAYLYKNDLGTDIEEAPIPSEMEEEAAEWRFKLMESVAENDEELIEIFLETGELSEEQLKKGIREGVLKHGLVPVLCGSAFKNKGVQLVLDAVVDYLPAPVDVKPIQGVLPSGKEDIRPSDDNAPFSALAFKVMSDPYGKLTFVRMYSGVLSKGSYVMNSTKDAKERISRLVILKADEREEVDELRAGDLGAVLGLKNTTTGDTLCNTEDPIVLETLFIPEPVISVAVEPKTKGDMEKLSKALTALSEEDPTFRVSTDPETNQTVIAGMGELHLEILVDRMLREFKVEANIGAPQVSYRETIRSSSKGEGKYARQTGGKGQYGHVIIEMEPAEVGKGFEFVNKIVGGAVPKEYIGPASNGMKETCESGVLAGYPLIDVKVTLVDGSFHDVDSSEMAFKIAGSMAFKDGVKKCNPVLLEPMMKVEVESPDDFLGSVIGDLSSRRGQVEGQSVDDGLSKVQAKVPLAEMFGYATQLRSMTQGRGIFSMEFANYEEVPRNVAEAIISKNQGNS; this comes from the coding sequence TTGGCACGCGACTTTCCCCTAGAACGAGTAAGAAACATAGGTATAGCCGCTCATATTGATGCTGGGAAGACTACAACTACTGAAAGAATTTTGTTTTATTCAGGAGTTGTTCACAAGATAGGAGAAGTGCATGATGGTGCTGCAGTGACAGATTGGATGGCTCAAGAACGAGAAAGAGGAATAACTATAACTGCTGCTGCAATATCAACTAGCTGGCAAGATCACAGAATTAATATTATTGATACGCCTGGACACGTTGATTTCACTATTGAAGTGGAAAGATCAATGAGAGTCTTGGACGGGGTCATAGCCGTATTTTGCGCGGTTGGAGGAGTTCAGCCTCAATCTGAAACAGTTTGGCGTCAAGCTGATAGATATTCTGTTCCAAGAATGGTTTTTGTTAATAAAATGGACAGGACTGGTGCGGATTTTCTAAAAGTTAATAAACAAATTAAAGATCGATTAAAGGCAAATGCACTCCCAATTCAGCTGCCTATCGGAGCTGAAGGTGATCTTACAGGCATTATTGATTTAGTAGCCAACAAAGCTTATCTTTACAAAAACGATTTGGGTACTGATATTGAAGAAGCACCAATTCCATCAGAAATGGAGGAAGAAGCTGCTGAGTGGAGATTCAAGTTGATGGAAAGTGTCGCAGAAAATGATGAAGAGTTAATTGAAATTTTCCTCGAAACAGGAGAACTATCTGAAGAACAACTTAAAAAAGGAATTAGGGAAGGGGTTTTAAAACATGGATTGGTGCCTGTACTATGCGGTTCAGCTTTTAAGAATAAAGGTGTTCAACTTGTATTAGACGCTGTAGTTGATTACTTGCCAGCTCCAGTTGACGTGAAACCAATACAAGGTGTTTTGCCAAGCGGTAAAGAAGATATTAGACCGTCAGATGATAATGCTCCTTTTAGTGCATTAGCTTTCAAAGTGATGTCAGATCCCTACGGGAAATTAACTTTTGTGAGAATGTATTCAGGTGTTCTTTCAAAAGGAAGCTATGTAATGAATTCCACTAAGGATGCTAAAGAGAGAATTTCTAGATTAGTGATTCTTAAGGCTGATGAAAGAGAGGAGGTTGATGAATTGAGGGCTGGGGATTTAGGAGCTGTATTAGGTCTTAAGAACACAACAACTGGAGATACTCTTTGTAACACAGAAGATCCAATAGTTTTGGAGACATTGTTTATCCCTGAACCTGTTATCTCGGTGGCTGTTGAGCCAAAAACTAAAGGTGACATGGAAAAATTATCAAAAGCTTTAACTGCTTTGTCTGAAGAAGATCCAACTTTTAGAGTAAGTACTGATCCTGAGACAAATCAAACTGTTATTGCAGGTATGGGTGAGTTGCACTTAGAAATCCTTGTTGACAGAATGTTAAGGGAATTTAAGGTTGAAGCAAATATAGGAGCTCCTCAGGTTTCATATAGGGAGACCATTAGGTCTAGTTCTAAAGGTGAAGGTAAATATGCAAGACAAACAGGAGGAAAAGGCCAATATGGTCATGTAATTATTGAAATGGAACCAGCCGAAGTTGGTAAAGGTTTTGAATTTGTAAACAAAATTGTAGGTGGAGCCGTACCAAAAGAGTATATTGGACCTGCATCTAATGGGATGAAAGAAACCTGTGAATCTGGTGTTCTTGCCGGTTATCCACTCATTGATGTAAAAGTAACACTAGTCGATGGTTCATTCCACGATGTAGACTCATCTGAAATGGCCTTCAAAATTGCAGGTTCCATGGCTTTTAAAGACGGGGTTAAAAAATGCAATCCTGTCCTTTTAGAGCCTATGATGAAAGTTGAGGTCGAAAGTCCTGATGACTTTCTTGGATCTGTAATTGGTGATCTTTCTTCTAGAAGAGGTCAAGTAGAAGGACAATCTGTTGATGATGGATTGTCTAAGGTACAGGCCAAAGTGCCCTTAGCCGAAATGTTCGGTTATGCCACTCAACTCCGATCAATGACTCAAGGTCGGGGTATATTTTCAATGGAGTTCGCAAATTATGAGGAAGTACCTCGTAATGTTGCTGAAGCTATCATTTCCAAGAATCAGGGCAACTCCTGA
- the rpsG gene encoding 30S ribosomal protein S7: MSRRNAAVKRPVLPDPQFNSRLASMMISRLMKHGKKSTAQRILSDAFSLISERTGGNAVELFETAVKNATPLVEVRARRVGGATYQVPMEVRQERGTAMALRWLVTFSRARNGKSMSQKLAGELMDAANETGSSVKKREDTHKMAEANKAFAHYRY; encoded by the coding sequence ATGTCACGTCGTAATGCAGCAGTAAAAAGACCAGTTCTTCCAGATCCTCAATTCAATAGTCGTCTGGCTTCAATGATGATTTCTCGATTGATGAAGCATGGTAAAAAATCTACAGCTCAAAGAATATTGTCTGATGCTTTTTCCTTAATAAGCGAGAGAACAGGTGGGAATGCAGTCGAATTATTTGAAACAGCCGTAAAAAATGCTACTCCTCTTGTCGAGGTACGAGCTAGAAGAGTTGGTGGTGCAACATATCAAGTACCTATGGAAGTTCGCCAAGAGAGGGGTACGGCTATGGCATTAAGATGGCTTGTTACATTTTCGCGTGCAAGGAATGGCAAAAGCATGTCTCAAAAACTTGCTGGTGAGTTGATGGATGCGGCAAATGAAACTGGTAGTTCAGTTAAAAAAAGAGAAGATACTCATAAAATGGCTGAAGCTAATAAAGCTTTTGCACATTACAGATATTAA
- the rpsL gene encoding 30S ribosomal protein S12, whose amino-acid sequence MPTISQLVGSERKRLTKKTKSPALKACPERRGVCTRVYTSTPKKPNSALRKVARVRLTSGFEVTAYIPGIGHNLQEHSVVLLRGGRVKDLPGVRYHIIRGTLDTAGVKDRRQSRSKYGAKAPKD is encoded by the coding sequence ATGCCCACCATCTCACAATTAGTAGGTTCAGAAAGAAAACGTCTGACGAAGAAAACAAAATCTCCTGCATTAAAAGCTTGCCCTGAAAGAAGAGGTGTATGTACGAGAGTTTATACATCAACACCTAAAAAACCTAATTCAGCTCTAAGAAAAGTCGCAAGGGTAAGATTAACTTCTGGTTTCGAAGTAACTGCTTATATTCCTGGGATTGGACATAATCTTCAAGAACATTCTGTAGTGCTACTTAGGGGTGGAAGAGTTAAAGATTTGCCAGGAGTTAGGTATCATATAATTAGAGGAACTTTAGATACAGCTGGAGTCAAAGATAGACGTCAATCCAGATCTAAGTATGGAGCGAAGGCTCCAAAAGATTAA
- the gltB gene encoding glutamate synthase large subunit gives MGESIKRIGGPYQDSYSPNGIIGEKDACGVGFIANVKGIESNWILKQSIKGLNCMEHRGGCGGDSDSGDGAGILCSIPWNYLEKEVNLKNKKESDKGLGMVFMPNKKEKIELCKSICDKEAEKLNVNETFWRTVPVNNEILGPLAKTNAPFICQWILCIDKKDHQNIEKILFQLRKRIEKIIRETLKNHVGDCEFYFASLSSQTVVYKGMVRSEILSEFYQDLKQESFKVSFSVYHRRFSTNTLPKWPLAQPMRFLGHNGEINTLLGNINWAKASETHIDDFWGELSNEIKPIVDVNKSDSSNLDATLEINIRSGQPITDSLLKLVPEAFRDQPELEQRKDIKSFYEYSASIQEAWDGPALLVFADGNFVGATLDRNGLRPARYSITNDGFVVMGSETGVVDLEEERVIEKGRLGPGQMLAVDLHQNRILRNWEVKSEAAQRHDYKKLLSNRTIKIENSQWVKDCELKDLELLQQQTAYGFSAEDNDLILDSMASLAKEPTYCMGDDIPLAVLSSKPHILYDYFKQRFAQVTNPPIDPLREKLVMSLEMHLGERCTPFEIKDPKPFVHLQSPILNEEELISIKKSKIKSQTISSLFDIEEGVQGLENQLLAICKQSELSIKEGCSLIIISDKGINPKKTFIPPLLAVGAIHHYLLKKEIRLKASLIIETGQCWSTHHLACLIGYGASAVCPWLTFEAGRHWLKHPKTQKLIDSKKIDPLSIIGVQENIKKALEDGLRKILSKIGISLLSSYHGAQIFEAVGLGSDLIKMAFDGTTSRIAGITLKELTNETLSIHTKAYPEIDLKKLEFLGFVQFRNNGEYHSNNPEMSKVLHSAVKLGPGYDHFETYKKLISNRPTTSLRDLLTINSKRKSIPLEEVESVESICKRFCTGGMSLGALSREAHEVLAVAMNRIGGKSNSGEGGEDPARFNVLNDIDENTQSATLPFIKGLENGDTACSAIKQIASGRFGVTPEYLRSGKQLEIKMAQGAKPGEGGQLPGPKVDSYIAKLRNSKPGVALISPPPHHDIYSIEDLAQLIHDLHQVHPKAKVSVKLVSEIGIGTIAAGVSKANADVIQISGHDGGTGASPLSSIKHAGLPWELGVAEVHKSLLENNLRERVILRTDGGLKTGWDVVIAALLGAEEYGFGSVAMIAEGCIMARVCHTNKCPVGVATQKEELRKRFKGIPENVVNFFLYIAEEVRQIMSSIGVSNMEELIGNQEFLSARNIDLPKTSNIDLSSLLNKKYLNTDRSWLKHSKAAHSNGFVLEDEFLSDTEFVNSIKNHEILTKEIEIKNTDRSVCAKISGEIAELHGNTGFNGELNLNFKGCAGQSFGAFLLKGMNVQLIGEANDYVCKGMNGGILTIIPPKIEKTSSEQVILGNTCLYGATGGKLFALGKSGERFAVRNSGATAVTEGAGDHCCEYMTGGKVVILGSIGRNISAGMTGGIAFIIDEKNDLSNKVNKEIVSIHKITSSKQEDILLEIIREYLAKTNSLKAAKIIENWSYYKSTFRLIVPPSEEEMLGIKKM, from the coding sequence ATGGGAGAGAGTATCAAAAGAATCGGTGGACCATATCAAGATAGTTATTCCCCAAATGGAATAATTGGGGAGAAAGATGCGTGTGGGGTTGGTTTCATAGCAAATGTCAAAGGAATAGAAAGTAACTGGATCCTTAAACAATCCATAAAAGGTCTGAACTGCATGGAACATAGAGGAGGTTGTGGAGGAGATAGTGACTCAGGAGATGGAGCAGGCATTTTATGTTCAATTCCATGGAACTACTTAGAAAAAGAAGTCAATCTTAAAAATAAAAAAGAATCCGATAAAGGGTTAGGCATGGTTTTTATGCCTAACAAAAAAGAGAAAATTGAATTATGTAAATCAATATGTGATAAGGAAGCAGAAAAATTAAATGTCAACGAAACATTTTGGAGAACAGTACCTGTTAATAATGAAATCTTGGGTCCTTTAGCTAAGACAAATGCCCCCTTTATATGTCAGTGGATTTTATGTATAGACAAAAAAGATCATCAGAATATTGAGAAAATTCTATTCCAATTAAGAAAAAGAATTGAGAAAATCATAAGAGAAACTCTCAAAAATCATGTTGGGGATTGTGAATTTTATTTTGCCTCACTAAGTTCTCAAACAGTTGTTTATAAAGGCATGGTTCGTTCTGAAATATTATCCGAGTTTTATCAAGATCTAAAACAAGAAAGTTTTAAAGTCTCATTTTCTGTTTATCATCGTAGATTTAGTACCAATACACTTCCGAAATGGCCGCTTGCTCAACCCATGAGATTTTTAGGGCATAATGGTGAAATAAATACTCTCTTAGGTAATATTAACTGGGCCAAGGCTTCTGAAACACATATAGATGATTTTTGGGGAGAGTTATCTAACGAAATAAAACCTATCGTAGATGTAAATAAAAGTGATTCATCAAATCTTGATGCCACCCTTGAAATTAATATTCGTTCAGGCCAACCAATAACTGATTCATTACTAAAACTTGTTCCTGAAGCATTTAGAGATCAACCAGAACTTGAACAAAGAAAAGACATTAAATCATTTTATGAGTATTCTGCGAGCATACAAGAAGCTTGGGATGGTCCTGCTCTACTTGTATTCGCAGATGGAAATTTTGTAGGAGCAACGCTTGATAGAAATGGTCTAAGACCAGCAAGATATTCAATAACAAATGATGGTTTTGTAGTAATGGGTTCCGAAACAGGAGTAGTAGATCTAGAAGAGGAAAGAGTAATAGAAAAAGGTCGATTAGGACCGGGACAAATGCTGGCGGTTGATCTTCATCAAAATAGAATCCTCAGAAATTGGGAGGTAAAATCTGAAGCAGCCCAAAGGCATGATTATAAAAAACTCCTAAGTAATAGAACTATAAAAATTGAGAATAGTCAGTGGGTTAAAGACTGCGAACTAAAAGACCTTGAGTTGTTACAACAACAAACTGCGTACGGTTTTTCAGCAGAAGATAATGATTTAATTTTAGATTCAATGGCTTCGTTAGCTAAAGAACCTACCTATTGCATGGGGGACGATATCCCATTAGCAGTACTTTCTTCAAAGCCACATATTTTATATGACTATTTCAAGCAAAGATTTGCGCAAGTTACCAATCCTCCTATTGACCCTCTGAGAGAAAAACTAGTAATGAGTTTGGAGATGCATCTTGGAGAAAGATGTACACCATTTGAGATTAAAGATCCTAAACCTTTTGTTCATTTACAAAGTCCAATCCTCAATGAGGAAGAACTCATTTCCATTAAAAAATCAAAAATTAAATCTCAAACAATTTCAAGTTTGTTTGATATTGAGGAAGGTGTTCAAGGTTTAGAGAACCAATTACTAGCAATTTGCAAACAGAGTGAGCTCTCTATAAAAGAAGGTTGCTCTTTAATTATTATTTCTGATAAAGGAATAAATCCTAAAAAGACTTTTATTCCTCCTTTGCTTGCTGTTGGGGCAATTCATCATTATCTTCTAAAAAAAGAAATAAGGCTAAAAGCTTCTCTAATTATTGAAACTGGGCAATGTTGGAGCACGCATCACTTGGCATGTTTGATTGGTTATGGCGCAAGTGCAGTTTGTCCTTGGTTGACCTTCGAAGCAGGAAGACACTGGTTAAAACATCCAAAAACACAAAAACTCATTGATAGCAAAAAAATTGATCCATTATCAATAATTGGTGTTCAGGAAAATATTAAAAAAGCTCTAGAAGACGGACTAAGAAAAATTCTTTCGAAAATTGGTATCTCACTTTTATCTAGTTACCATGGCGCGCAAATTTTTGAAGCTGTAGGCCTTGGATCTGACTTAATAAAAATGGCTTTTGATGGTACAACAAGCCGCATTGCTGGCATAACTTTAAAAGAATTAACTAATGAAACACTTTCAATACATACGAAAGCCTATCCAGAAATCGATTTAAAAAAATTAGAATTTTTAGGATTTGTACAATTTAGAAATAATGGAGAATATCACTCAAATAATCCTGAGATGTCCAAAGTTTTACATTCAGCTGTAAAACTAGGACCAGGATACGATCATTTTGAAACTTACAAAAAACTCATTAGTAATAGACCTACAACATCTTTAAGAGATTTACTAACAATTAATTCTAAAAGAAAAAGCATTCCATTAGAGGAAGTTGAAAGTGTTGAATCAATTTGCAAAAGGTTCTGTACTGGAGGAATGAGTTTGGGTGCTTTATCAAGAGAAGCACATGAAGTGTTAGCAGTTGCAATGAATAGAATTGGTGGGAAAAGTAATAGTGGAGAGGGGGGAGAAGATCCAGCTCGTTTTAATGTTTTAAATGATATCGATGAAAATACTCAATCAGCGACGTTGCCATTTATAAAAGGTCTAGAAAATGGAGACACAGCATGTTCAGCTATTAAACAAATAGCATCAGGTAGATTTGGAGTTACGCCTGAATATCTAAGAAGTGGTAAACAACTCGAAATTAAAATGGCTCAAGGTGCAAAACCTGGAGAAGGCGGACAATTGCCTGGTCCAAAAGTTGATTCTTACATCGCAAAACTTAGAAATAGTAAACCTGGAGTAGCCCTAATATCTCCTCCTCCGCATCATGATATTTATTCAATTGAAGATTTAGCTCAACTTATCCATGACTTACACCAAGTTCATCCAAAAGCGAAAGTAAGCGTTAAACTTGTTTCTGAAATTGGTATAGGTACTATTGCTGCTGGAGTAAGCAAAGCTAATGCAGATGTAATTCAAATTTCAGGCCATGACGGAGGTACAGGTGCTTCACCCCTAAGTTCTATTAAACATGCAGGTTTACCTTGGGAACTAGGTGTTGCAGAGGTTCATAAATCTCTATTAGAAAATAACTTACGAGAAAGAGTAATTTTAAGAACTGATGGAGGTCTGAAAACAGGCTGGGATGTAGTTATTGCAGCTTTACTAGGTGCTGAAGAATACGGGTTTGGTTCTGTAGCGATGATTGCTGAAGGATGCATAATGGCTCGGGTTTGTCATACAAACAAGTGTCCTGTTGGAGTTGCCACTCAAAAAGAAGAATTAAGAAAAAGATTTAAAGGTATTCCAGAAAATGTTGTCAATTTTTTCTTGTATATTGCTGAAGAAGTAAGGCAGATAATGAGTAGTATCGGTGTTTCTAATATGGAAGAACTGATTGGTAATCAAGAATTTCTTTCTGCAAGAAATATCGATCTTCCAAAAACTTCTAATATTGATCTTTCTTCTTTACTAAATAAAAAATACCTAAACACTGATAGATCATGGTTAAAACATTCAAAAGCTGCCCATAGTAATGGTTTTGTATTAGAAGACGAGTTTTTGTCTGATACTGAATTTGTAAATTCAATTAAAAATCACGAAATATTAACCAAAGAAATTGAGATAAAAAATACAGATAGAAGTGTTTGTGCGAAAATATCAGGCGAAATCGCAGAACTTCACGGCAATACTGGCTTCAATGGCGAACTCAACTTAAATTTCAAAGGATGCGCAGGACAAAGCTTTGGTGCCTTTTTATTGAAGGGAATGAATGTTCAATTAATCGGAGAAGCTAATGATTATGTTTGTAAAGGAATGAATGGAGGAATACTTACAATAATTCCACCAAAAATAGAGAAAACTTCCTCCGAACAGGTCATTTTAGGAAACACCTGTCTTTATGGAGCAACAGGTGGGAAATTATTTGCATTAGGAAAATCTGGAGAAAGATTTGCAGTAAGAAATAGTGGTGCTACAGCAGTAACAGAAGGAGCAGGTGATCATTGTTGTGAATACATGACTGGTGGGAAAGTAGTTATTCTAGGTTCCATAGGAAGGAATATTAGTGCAGGCATGACTGGTGGAATAGCTTTTATAATAGATGAGAAGAACGATTTAAGTAATAAAGTTAACAAGGAAATAGTTAGCATTCATAAAATAACTTCATCAAAGCAGGAAGATATCTTATTGGAAATTATTAGAGAATATCTAGCAAAAACAAATAGCTTAAAGGCTGCCAAAATAATTGAAAATTGGTCTTATTACAAGAGTACTTTTAGATTAATAGTTCCCCCAAGCGAAGAAGAAATGCTTGGTATAAAGAAAATGTAA
- a CDS encoding YciI family protein: protein MPFFIKTEIIKKEYLINHDLKQKIIHEHIDWIKKLKKEGINIKSGFLVDELKRPGDGGLLIIEINNYKNALKIIKNDPMIKNDLVEWKLNEWIDSNK from the coding sequence ATGCCTTTCTTTATAAAAACTGAAATCATAAAAAAAGAATACTTAATAAATCATGATTTAAAACAAAAAATAATTCACGAACATATTGATTGGATAAAAAAATTAAAAAAAGAGGGAATTAATATAAAAAGTGGTTTTTTAGTAGATGAGTTAAAGAGGCCAGGTGATGGCGGATTACTGATTATTGAGATTAATAATTATAAAAATGCACTAAAAATAATTAAGAATGATCCAATGATTAAAAATGATCTAGTTGAATGGAAATTAAATGAGTGGATAGATTCAAATAAATAA